A part of Odontesthes bonariensis isolate fOdoBon6 chromosome 23, fOdoBon6.hap1, whole genome shotgun sequence genomic DNA contains:
- the pts gene encoding 6-pyruvoyl tetrahydrobiopterin synthase, translating into MAESSTSNNAAERIGYITRVQSFSACHRLHSIHLSDEENKKVFGKCNNPNGHGHNYKVEVTVRGKIDRLTGMVMNLTDLKKYIEKVIMTPLDHRNLDKDVPYFASVASTTENVAVYIWDNMAKILPPNLLYEIKIYETDNNIVVYRGE; encoded by the exons ATGGCCGAATCCTCCACGAGCAATAACGCGGCGGAACGCATCGGATACATCACCCGAGTCCAGAGCTTCAGCGCCTGTCACAGACTCCACAG CATTCACCTGAGTGACGAGGAGAATAAAAAAGTCTTTGGGAAGTGCAACAATCCCAACGGTCATGGGCACAACTACAAAG TGGAGGTAACGGTGCGCGGGAAG ATCGATCGTCTTACCGGCATGGTCATGAACCTAACCGACCTCAAGAAGTATATTGAG AAGGTCATCATGACTCCACTGGACCACAGAAATCTGGATAAGGACGTTCCTTACTTTGCTAGCGTTGCCAG CACAACGGAAAacgtggctgtttacatttggGACAACATGGCGAAGATACTTCCCCCTAACCTGCTCTACGAGATCAAGATTTACGAGACCGATAACAACATTGTTGTATATCGAGGAGAGTAA